A stretch of the Medicago truncatula cultivar Jemalong A17 chromosome 5, MtrunA17r5.0-ANR, whole genome shotgun sequence genome encodes the following:
- the LOC11409451 gene encoding lysM domain receptor-like kinase 4: MHLFPFIPFFIFNLFFFFFVSNISIILGQQPYIGLATNACPRKGDSKSIRGYTCNGKTQTCQAYLTFRTQPIYSSVSTISSLLGSNPSQLAEINSVSLNETFETNKMVIVPVNCSCSGNYYQANTSYVFQNTDTYFIVANNTFEGLSTCQALMHENHNPGDVYPGRKLLVPLRCACPTKNQTQKNIKYLLSYLVDWGDSVSFISDKFGVNFRTTLEANTLSLTQSTIYPFTTLLVPLFDKPSSSQIQTHHSPSSSPPLSSSSSTDKKSKKTWVYVVVGVLGGVVIVALILFLYAFISFKKGKKKNDFLVSVSESTIFEEKEKPMKKEDEKLSEIICGIAQSFKVYDFEEIKVATDNFSPSCRVKGTVYRGLIKGDLAAIKKTEGDVSKEIQILNKVNHSNVIRLSGVSFNQGHWYLVYEYAANGALSDWLFSNKKMDDGNILSWIRRIKIALDVAIGVEYLHSFTSPPHIHKDLKCSNILLDSDFKAKVANLRHVRCVEEVENDEEFVATRHIVGTRGYMAPEYLENGLVSTKLDVYAFGILMLEIITGKEVGFMISKDNENLLDVLSGILGEKSGDEKLKEFMDPSLQGNYPFELAMFVIEIIQNCLNKDPGNRPAMDEIVPVLSRTLNSSLSWEM; this comes from the coding sequence ATGCATCTCTTTCCCTTCAtcccttttttcattttcaatctcttcttcttcttcttcgtcagCAACATCTCCATCATCCTAGGACAACAACCTTATATTGGTTTAGCAACAAATGCATGTCCACGAAAAGGCGATTCAAAATCAATCCGAGGTTACACATGTAACGGCAAAACTCAAACATGCCAAGCATACCTCACCTTCAGAACTCAACCAATTTACTCCTCAgtttcaacaatatcatcattaCTAGGCTCAAATCCATCTCAACTCGCCGAAATAAACTCCGTTTCTTTAAACGAAACATTCGAAACAAACAAAATGGTAATTGTTCCTGTCAATTGTTCTTGTTCTGGTAACTATTATCAAGCAAATACATCCTATGTTTTTCAAAACACAGACACTTATTTTATAGTTGCTAACAACACTTTTGAAGGACTTTCAACATGTCAAGCTTTGATGCATGAAAATCATAATCCTGGTGATGTATATCCTGGTAGAAAACTACTTGTTCCTCTTAGATGTGCTTGTCCTACAAAGAATCAAACTCAGAAAAACATAAAGTATCTTTTGAGTTATTTGGTTGATTGGGGTGATTCTGTTTCATTCATTAGTGATAAATTTGGTGTTAACTTTAGAACCACTCTTGAAGCTAATACACTTTCTTTAACACAATCTACAATTTATCCCTTTACAACACTTCTTGTTCCTCTTTTTGATAAGCCCTCAAGTTCTCAAATTCAAACACATCATTCTCCTTCATCATCCCCacctttatcttcttcttcttcgaccgacaaaaaatcgaaaaaaacttgggtttatgttgttgttggagTACTTGGAGGAGTTGTAATTGTagctttaatattatttttatatgctttcatttccttcaaaaagggtaaaaagaaaaatgattttttggtgAGTGTTTCTGAAAGTACTATTTTTGAGGAAAAAGAGAAACCaatgaagaaagaagatgaaaaattgtCTGAGATTATATGTGGTATAGCTCAATCTTTCAAAGTGTATGATTTTGAGGAAATTAAGGTTGCAACTGATAATTTTAGTCCAAGTTGTCGGGTTAAAGGAACTGTTTATCGCGGCCTTATTAAAGGCGATTTGGCTGCGATTAAGAAGACAGAAGGAGATGTTTCAAAAGAGATACAAATTCTAAACAAAGTTAACCATTCCAATGTTATTCGTCTTTCCGGTGTTAGCTTCAATCAAGGACATTGGTACCTTGTTTATGAGTATGCTGCTAATGGAGCATTAAGTGATTGGttattttctaacaaaaaaatggATGATGGAAATATTCTGAGTTGGATTCGGAGAATAAAGATTGCATTAGATGTGGCAATAGGAGTTGAATATCTTCATAGTTTCACTTCTCCTCCACATATTCATAAGGATCTAAAGTGTAGTAACATACTTCTTGATAGTGATTTTAAAGCAAAGGTTGCAAATTTAAGGCATGTAAGGTGTGTGGAAGAAGTTGAAAATGATGAAGAATTTGTTGCTACAAGACATATTGTTGGGACAAGAGGTTACATGGCTCCTGAGTATTTGGAAAATGGTCTTGTTTCTACAAAGCTTGATGTGTATGCatttggtattttgatgttgGAAATTATTACAGGAAAAGAGGTTGGTTTTATGATATCAAAAGATAATGAGAATTTGTTGGATGTTTTGAGTGGAATACTTGGTGAGAAAAGTGGTGATGAGAAGTTGAAGGAGTTTATGGATCCTTCATTGCAAGGAAATTATCCATTTGAACTTGCTatgtttgtgattgaaattaTTCAGAATTGTTTAAACAAGGATCCAGGAAATAGACCTGCTATGGATGAGATTGTACCAGTTTTGTCAAGAACATTGAATTCTTCATTGAGTTGGGAAATGTAA